One genomic segment of Coffea arabica cultivar ET-39 chromosome 6e, Coffea Arabica ET-39 HiFi, whole genome shotgun sequence includes these proteins:
- the LOC113697021 gene encoding digalactosyldiacylglycerol synthase 1, chloroplastic-like isoform X1 has product MMLNMKTSPEARTTSSSSSSPSRSIVTAEKAFSFISKGWSEVRSSAGADLQLIKNRANSFKNRADRELENFLNSASRSPFAVPTITASATTTPAEIDFVKKLRPKLTEIRRAYSSPDFKWSQWSPKPKIRIDLSAIKNAIVSEVEDEEEDERQRFRRWRTVRFKETAARDEWQFGELWEPIRALKARLREFEHKSSSSSSLPSDIFEGIKNSEFVEKLKSSLRSIGKESNGAKVGFPFMQEVPPFDVPELLAYLVRQSSPFLDQLGIKRDISDKIVENLCSKRKNQLLLRSLPAGESSIIEADNVTDELGIRIASVLQSTGHCYEGGFWSDSTKQEFADGKRHVAIVTTASLPWMTGTAVNPLFRAAYLAKSAKQNVTLLVPWLCRSDQELVYPNSLTFNSPEEQELYMRNWLEERVGFKADFNISFYPGKFSKARRSIIPAGDTSQFISSKEADIAILEEPEHLNWYHHGKRWTDKFNHVVGIVHTNYLEYIKREKNGALQAFLVKHINNWVTRAYCHKVLRLSAATQDLPKSVICNVHGVNPKFLRIGEKVAEERERGQQAFSKGAYFLGKMVWAKGYKELIDLLAKYKNDLDGFKLDVFGNGEDAYEVKSMAQRLNLNVSFMKGRDHADDSLHGYKVFINPSISDVLCTATAEALAMGKFVICADHPSNEFFSAFPNCLTYKTPEDFVAKVKEAMANEPQPLTPEQMYRLSWEAATQRFMEYSDLDKVLTSNAHSGRIDGKALKKSISLPNLMDMVDGGLAFGHYCLTGNEFLRLCSGAIPGTRDYDKEHCRDLHLLPPQVENPIYGW; this is encoded by the exons ATGATGCTTAATATGAAAACCTCCCCGGAGGCCCGGACGACGTCGTCTTCATCATCATCGCCGTCCCGCTCAATCGTTACAGCGGAGAAGGCTTTCTCGTTCATCTCCAAAGGATGGAGCGAGGTCCGCTCCTCCGCAGGTGCCGACCTCCAATTGATTAAGAACCGGGCGAATTCCTTTAAAAACCGCGCCGACAGGGAGCTGGAGAATTTTCTGAATTCGGCCTCCAGATCGCCCTTCGCTGTCCCTACAATTACGGCCTCTGCTACTACCACGCCTGCGGAGATCGACTTTGTCAAGAAGCTTCGGCCAAAATTGACGGAAATTCGGAGGGCCTATTCCTCGCCGGACTTTAAGTGGAGCCAGTGGAGCCCTAAGCCCAAGATTAGGATTGACTTGTCTGCAATTAAGAATGCAATTGTCTCCGAGGTTGAAGACGAGGAGGAGGATGAGAGGCAGAGGTTTAGGAGGTGGAGGACGGTAAGGTTTAAGGAGACGGCTGCCAGAGACGAATGGCAGTTTGGGGAACTTTGGGAGCCAATAAGGGCGTTGAAGGCTAGGCTTAGAGAGTTTGAGCACAAGAGCTCCAGCTCCAGCTCCTTGCCCTCTGATATTTTCGAGGGGATTAAGAATAGCGAGTTTGTGGAGAAGTTAAAGTCGAGTCTG AGATCTATAGGCAAGGAGTCAAATGGTGCCAAGGTTGGTTTCCCTTTT ATGCAGGAAGTTCCACCATTTGATGTGCCAGAACTGTTGGCATATTTAGTTAGGCAATCCAGTCCATTCTTGGATCAACTTGGTATTAAACGAG ATATCTCTGATAAAATTGTGGAGAACTTGTGCAGTAAACGCAAAAACCAACTGTTACTACGTTCATTGCCTGCAGGAGAGTCATCCATTATAGAAGCTGATAATGTAACTGATGAGTTGGGTATAAGGATAGCTAGTGTTCTTCAAAGTACAGGTCACTGTTATGAAGGTGGATTTTGGAGTGATTCTACGAAGCAGGAGTTTGCAGATGGTAAAAGGCATGTAGCAATTGTCACAACAGCTAGCCTTCCATGGATGACTGGAACTGCTGTAAATCCACTCTTTCGAGCAGCATATTTAGCCAAGTCTGCCAAGCAAAATGTCACATTGTTGGTTCCTTGGCTTTGTAGATCAGACCAAGAACTAGTTTATCCAAACAGCTTGACATTCAACTCCCCAGAAGAGCAGGAGCTATATATGCGTAACTGGCTTGAGGAAAGGGTTGGTTTCAAGGCCGATTTTAATATTTCTTTTTACCCTGGAAAG TTCTCAAAAGCTAGACGAAGTATAATACCAGCTGGGGATACTTCGCAGTTTATTTCTTCAAAGGAAGCTGATATTGCTATTTTGGAAGAACCAGAACATCTCAATTGGTACCACCATGGTAAACGGTGGACAGATAAATTTAACCATGTTGTGGGCATAGTTCACACCAATTACTTGGAGTATATCAAACGGGAAAAGAATGGGGCTCTCCAAGCTTTTCTTGTAAAACATATAAACAATTGGGTAACACGAGCATACTGCCACAAG GTACTTCGACTTTCTGCCGCTACACAGGATTTACCCAAGTCTGTAATTTGCAATGTACATGGTGTAAACCCAAAGTTTTTGAGAATTGGAgaaaaagtagctgaagagaGGGAGCGTGGGCAGCAAGCCTTTTCAAAAGGAGCATATTTCTTGGGCAAGATGGTTTGGGCGAAAGGTTACAAGGAGTTGATAGATTTGTTAGCAAAGTACAAAAATGATCTTGATGGGTTCAAACTGGATGTTTTTGGTAACGGAGAGGACGCTTATGAAGTTAAGAGTATGGCTCAAAGGCTAAACCTAAATGTCAGTTTCATGAAAGGAAGAGATCATGCAGATGATTCTCTCCATGG TTACAAGGTCTTCATAAATCCCAGCATTAGTGATGTTCTCTGCACGGCAACAGCTGAGGCCCTTGCAATGGGCAAATTTGTTATTTGTGCTGACCATCCATCAAATGAATTCTTCAGTGCATTCCCCAACTGTTTAACTTATAAGACACCTGAAGATTTTGTTGCTAAAGTGAAAGAAGCTATGGCCAATGAGCCTCAGCCTCTGACTCCTGAACAGATGTATAGGCTTTCATGGGAGGCAGCTACTCAGAGATTTATGGAATACTCTGACCTCGACAAGGTTTTGACAAGTAATGCACATTCAGGAAGAATTGATGGGAAGGCTCTCAAAAAGTCGATTTCATTGCCCAATTTGATGGATATGGTTGATGGAGGGTTAGCTTTTGGCCACTACTGTCTTACTGGCAATGAGTTCCTTAGATTGTGCAGTGGAGCGATACCTGGCACGCGAGACTATGACAAGGAGCATTGTAGGGATCTTCATCTGTTACCCCCACAGGTGGAGAACCCCATATATGGATGGTAA
- the LOC113697021 gene encoding digalactosyldiacylglycerol synthase 1, chloroplastic-like isoform X2 translates to MMLNMKTSPEARTTSSSSSSPSRSIVTAEKAFSFISKGWSEVRSSAGADLQLIKNRANSFKNRADRELENFLNSASRSPFAVPTITASATTTPAEIDFVKKLRPKLTEIRRAYSSPDFKWSQWSPKPKIRIDLSAIKNAIVSEVEDEEEDERQRFRRWRTVRFKETAARDEWQFGELWEPIRALKARLREFEHKSSSSSSLPSDIFEGIKNSEFVEKLKSSLRSIGKESNGAKMQEVPPFDVPELLAYLVRQSSPFLDQLGIKRDISDKIVENLCSKRKNQLLLRSLPAGESSIIEADNVTDELGIRIASVLQSTGHCYEGGFWSDSTKQEFADGKRHVAIVTTASLPWMTGTAVNPLFRAAYLAKSAKQNVTLLVPWLCRSDQELVYPNSLTFNSPEEQELYMRNWLEERVGFKADFNISFYPGKFSKARRSIIPAGDTSQFISSKEADIAILEEPEHLNWYHHGKRWTDKFNHVVGIVHTNYLEYIKREKNGALQAFLVKHINNWVTRAYCHKVLRLSAATQDLPKSVICNVHGVNPKFLRIGEKVAEERERGQQAFSKGAYFLGKMVWAKGYKELIDLLAKYKNDLDGFKLDVFGNGEDAYEVKSMAQRLNLNVSFMKGRDHADDSLHGYKVFINPSISDVLCTATAEALAMGKFVICADHPSNEFFSAFPNCLTYKTPEDFVAKVKEAMANEPQPLTPEQMYRLSWEAATQRFMEYSDLDKVLTSNAHSGRIDGKALKKSISLPNLMDMVDGGLAFGHYCLTGNEFLRLCSGAIPGTRDYDKEHCRDLHLLPPQVENPIYGW, encoded by the exons ATGATGCTTAATATGAAAACCTCCCCGGAGGCCCGGACGACGTCGTCTTCATCATCATCGCCGTCCCGCTCAATCGTTACAGCGGAGAAGGCTTTCTCGTTCATCTCCAAAGGATGGAGCGAGGTCCGCTCCTCCGCAGGTGCCGACCTCCAATTGATTAAGAACCGGGCGAATTCCTTTAAAAACCGCGCCGACAGGGAGCTGGAGAATTTTCTGAATTCGGCCTCCAGATCGCCCTTCGCTGTCCCTACAATTACGGCCTCTGCTACTACCACGCCTGCGGAGATCGACTTTGTCAAGAAGCTTCGGCCAAAATTGACGGAAATTCGGAGGGCCTATTCCTCGCCGGACTTTAAGTGGAGCCAGTGGAGCCCTAAGCCCAAGATTAGGATTGACTTGTCTGCAATTAAGAATGCAATTGTCTCCGAGGTTGAAGACGAGGAGGAGGATGAGAGGCAGAGGTTTAGGAGGTGGAGGACGGTAAGGTTTAAGGAGACGGCTGCCAGAGACGAATGGCAGTTTGGGGAACTTTGGGAGCCAATAAGGGCGTTGAAGGCTAGGCTTAGAGAGTTTGAGCACAAGAGCTCCAGCTCCAGCTCCTTGCCCTCTGATATTTTCGAGGGGATTAAGAATAGCGAGTTTGTGGAGAAGTTAAAGTCGAGTCTG AGATCTATAGGCAAGGAGTCAAATGGTGCCAAG ATGCAGGAAGTTCCACCATTTGATGTGCCAGAACTGTTGGCATATTTAGTTAGGCAATCCAGTCCATTCTTGGATCAACTTGGTATTAAACGAG ATATCTCTGATAAAATTGTGGAGAACTTGTGCAGTAAACGCAAAAACCAACTGTTACTACGTTCATTGCCTGCAGGAGAGTCATCCATTATAGAAGCTGATAATGTAACTGATGAGTTGGGTATAAGGATAGCTAGTGTTCTTCAAAGTACAGGTCACTGTTATGAAGGTGGATTTTGGAGTGATTCTACGAAGCAGGAGTTTGCAGATGGTAAAAGGCATGTAGCAATTGTCACAACAGCTAGCCTTCCATGGATGACTGGAACTGCTGTAAATCCACTCTTTCGAGCAGCATATTTAGCCAAGTCTGCCAAGCAAAATGTCACATTGTTGGTTCCTTGGCTTTGTAGATCAGACCAAGAACTAGTTTATCCAAACAGCTTGACATTCAACTCCCCAGAAGAGCAGGAGCTATATATGCGTAACTGGCTTGAGGAAAGGGTTGGTTTCAAGGCCGATTTTAATATTTCTTTTTACCCTGGAAAG TTCTCAAAAGCTAGACGAAGTATAATACCAGCTGGGGATACTTCGCAGTTTATTTCTTCAAAGGAAGCTGATATTGCTATTTTGGAAGAACCAGAACATCTCAATTGGTACCACCATGGTAAACGGTGGACAGATAAATTTAACCATGTTGTGGGCATAGTTCACACCAATTACTTGGAGTATATCAAACGGGAAAAGAATGGGGCTCTCCAAGCTTTTCTTGTAAAACATATAAACAATTGGGTAACACGAGCATACTGCCACAAG GTACTTCGACTTTCTGCCGCTACACAGGATTTACCCAAGTCTGTAATTTGCAATGTACATGGTGTAAACCCAAAGTTTTTGAGAATTGGAgaaaaagtagctgaagagaGGGAGCGTGGGCAGCAAGCCTTTTCAAAAGGAGCATATTTCTTGGGCAAGATGGTTTGGGCGAAAGGTTACAAGGAGTTGATAGATTTGTTAGCAAAGTACAAAAATGATCTTGATGGGTTCAAACTGGATGTTTTTGGTAACGGAGAGGACGCTTATGAAGTTAAGAGTATGGCTCAAAGGCTAAACCTAAATGTCAGTTTCATGAAAGGAAGAGATCATGCAGATGATTCTCTCCATGG TTACAAGGTCTTCATAAATCCCAGCATTAGTGATGTTCTCTGCACGGCAACAGCTGAGGCCCTTGCAATGGGCAAATTTGTTATTTGTGCTGACCATCCATCAAATGAATTCTTCAGTGCATTCCCCAACTGTTTAACTTATAAGACACCTGAAGATTTTGTTGCTAAAGTGAAAGAAGCTATGGCCAATGAGCCTCAGCCTCTGACTCCTGAACAGATGTATAGGCTTTCATGGGAGGCAGCTACTCAGAGATTTATGGAATACTCTGACCTCGACAAGGTTTTGACAAGTAATGCACATTCAGGAAGAATTGATGGGAAGGCTCTCAAAAAGTCGATTTCATTGCCCAATTTGATGGATATGGTTGATGGAGGGTTAGCTTTTGGCCACTACTGTCTTACTGGCAATGAGTTCCTTAGATTGTGCAGTGGAGCGATACCTGGCACGCGAGACTATGACAAGGAGCATTGTAGGGATCTTCATCTGTTACCCCCACAGGTGGAGAACCCCATATATGGATGGTAA
- the LOC113697460 gene encoding protein LEAD-SENSITIVE 1-like: MGLLSNRIDRGSLKPGDHIYSWRTAYIYAHHGIYVGDDKVIHFTRRGQEVGTGTILDFVLVSSGPSRGHVPCTTCTLTEESHGVVSTCLKCFLAGGVLYRFEYAVNPALFLAKARGGTCTLAVSDPDDIVVHRANYLLNNGFRCYNVFKSNCEDFAIYCKTGLLVLDHSTMGQSGQAVSIIGGPLAAVLSTPLRLVTTNVYGMAATAVGVYCASRYATDIGMRSDVVMMPVEDLTQRLETGSLGVAIPSLPALPSTPVS; this comes from the exons ATGGGGCTGCTCTCTAACAG AATTGACAGAGGCAGCCTCAAACCGGGGGATCATATTTATTCGTGGCGTACTGCTTATATTTATGCTCACCATG GCATCTATGTTGGGGATGACAAAGTAATTCATTTCACCAGACGGGGTCAAGAAGTAGGAACAGGGACCATATTGGATTTCGTTTTGGTGAGTTCAGGACCAAGCCGAGGTCATGTTCCATGCACAACCTGCACTTTGACTGAAGAAAGTCATGGAGTTGTTTCGACATGTTTGAAGTGCTTCCTTGCTGGCGGTGTTCTCTATCGCTTCGAGTATGCTGTTAACCCTGCTCTCTTTCTTGCAAAAGCACGCGGAGGAACTTGTACTCTTGCAGTTTCAGACCCTGATGACATTGTTGTCCATCGTGCAAACTACCTTCTTAATAATGGTTTTAGATGTTATAATgtgttcaaaagtaactgtgAAGACTTTGCTATCTACTGCAAGACAGGATTACTTGTCTTGGATCATAGTACAATGGGGCAAAGCGGACAAGCAGTGTCCATTATTGGCGGTCCTCTTGCTGCTGTTTTATCAACGCCGCTGCGTCTTGTCACTACCAATGTATATGGGATGGCAGCAACTGCTGTTGGGGTTTATTGTGCTAGCCGCTATGCCACTGATATTGGGATGAGAAGCGACGTGGTGATGATGCCCGTGGAAGATCTTACGCAGAGACTAGAAACAGGATCATTGGGGGTCGCTATACCAAGTCTTCCAGCTTTGCCATCAACGCCTGTCAGCTAG